In Microbulbifer agarilyticus, the DNA window TTTTGTGCCGGCGCAAGGCCGTCCACTTCACCTACCTGTAACTGCAGCAGGGATTCGTCGCGGCGCAGTTCGCGGTCCTGATAGGCCAGAGACGCGATAACGCCAAAAGTACCAGCATCACCCAGGTCCCAGGTATTACCGACGCCTGAGCTCATGATGGGCGCCAGGTTATCCGCTTTATCGGCGTACTCACCCTGCACGGATATGGCGGCCAGTGGTCCATCGAGATCCAGTGGGCGTGCCATTTTAAGGCTGATGGTGCCGCCCAGTGCGCCCTCGGTCATGTCGGGGGTTGGTGACTTAATCACTTCCACTTTTTGGAGGAAGGCGGCGGGGAAATCCTGGAAGTCGACGCCGCTACGGGTGTCACCTAGTACGGAGCGGCCATTTACTTCCACACGGTTCTGGGTGAGGCCGCGGATAGAAACCTCAGAGCCCACACCAAAATCGCGGTTAATGGAAACACCAGTAACGCGCTGCAGGGCTTCGGCGATGTTGTTATCAGGGAGCTTACCGATGTCTTCGGCGACAACGGCGTCAACCACACGGGCATCGTCGCGCTTGGCATCGGCAGCGGCTTCCAGACTGTGACGGATACCGGTTGTGACAACCTCTTCCATTACAGTGGATTCGCCCGATTGGGCGAAGGTCATGGGCGCAAACGCCATCGCGGAGGCGGAGAGCATTAATACGCTGAGGTCCCGCACAGCGCTCTGCTTATCGAACTTCTTAAACTTCTTATAGTTATCCATCTAACAGTTTCCTCTCATTGTAAGAACGATTTTATTTTTATTAACTCGCAGTAGACGGAGTTAAACCAATTCAAGAAAACCTGTCAATCATATTGGTTTCCGTATTGGTAAGACAGGTTGGTAGGGATTTACCATAAGACATTGTTTTATAAATATTTTTTCTTAATAACTGGAAACTACGATAAATAATAATTATTTCTATGTTTGTGGTATGGCTCTTAAAAACGGAAAAGGGTCAAACCAATTGTCTTGATAGGTGTGCTGTGCTGCTAATGGGTGCATGCGCGCCTGAGAAACTTCGAGGCATAAAAAAAGCGGCTTAAAAGCCGCTTTTTCGAGCACGGAAACCGCAAAATATTTATGCAGGGTCCGCCTCAGTAACAGGCATTGTCGGCATCGCGCTTTGCGCGATGATCGCACCGCGATGCTGGATTACCGTGCCCGCAAGCTTGTGCCCGCAGAGGGCCGCTTCTTCGGCGTTGTTGCCGTCGAGACGGCTGGCAAGGTAGCCCGCATTAAACGAGTCGCCCGCGGCCGTAGTATCGATTGGTGTTACCTTATTGGCCGGGACCAGCTTCGGGTCGCGGTGTGGCTGAACGATCAGGCATCCTTCGGCACCCAATTTCAACACTACCTCTTTTACACCGTACTCCTGGAAACGCGCCAAAGCGGTATCGGTATCACTATCGGCGAACAACAGCTGCTCGTCTTCAAAGGTGGGTAGAGCAATGTCCGTCAAACGCAGTATCTGCTCATACGCCTTGCGCGTGAGTGTCTCACTGCCCCATAGCCGCGGCCGGTAATTTCCGTCAAAAATGACTTGCCCACCACCCTGGCGGAATTCCGCCAGGAACTCGAACAGACATTCACGTCCATATGGAGAAAGAATCGCAAGAGAAATACCGGAAAGGTATACCGCATCGAAATCCTTTAACTCCGCAAAGAGTTGCTTGGCAGCCTGTGGATTGTCCAGTAGACGCTTGGCGGGTGCGCGATCTCTCCAGTAGTGGAAAGTGCGCTCCCCACTGGCGTCAGTCTCGATCAGGTAAAGCCCGGGCGTACCGTTCGCCTCACGCTTCACCAGATCGCAGCCGATGCCTTCGGCTTGCCACTGGCGGATCATCCAATCGCTCAGGTGATCATCACCGAGCGCTGTCACATATTCGACGCTGGCGCCGAGCCTGGACATATACAAGGCTGTATTTAGCGTGTCGCCACCAAAAGCGAGTCCCGCGCTTAGGCGCGACTCACTGTGATGGCTGCGACAATCGTCGCCGAGGTTCATTTCGAGCATACACTCGCCGATGACCGCTATGCGCTTGTGCATGGTGTTCCGCCTGTTTACCGCAATACTCTATTCGACTGTTCTTCCCGCTTAGGAGAAGAACAGGCCACCGTTGATGTCGATGTTGGTACCGGTGATGAAAGAAGCTTCGTCAGACGCCAGGTAGGCAACTGCGTCGGCAACTTCCGGTGCTTTACCTTCACGCTTCAGCGGAGTGGCATTCGCAACGTTGGTACGTACGGCATCTTTGGTGAAGACGTCGTGGAAAGTCGTGCTGATCATACCCGGGCACAGAGAGTTAACGCGGATGTTCTGCGGACCCAGCTCTTTCGCCATAGCGCGGGTGAAGGTCATTACCGCACCTTTGGAAGTCGCGTAGGCAGAAGCACCGGGGCCACCGCCGTCACGGCCAGCCTGGGACGCCAGGTTTACGATAGCGCCGCCGTCCATGTGCGGAACAACCGCTTTGGTCAGCAGGAAGGTGCTGTTCAGGTTCAGGGCGATCACTTTGTTGAAGAAGTCTTCGTCCATTTCGCCGAGGGTTTTACGCTCAACCAGACCGCCAGCAACGTTTACCAGAACGTCGATGTTGGAGCCGTAAGCTTCCTGTGCTGCAGCAACCACTGCGTCAACATCCGCCTGCTTGGTCATATCGCCTTGAGCGATGATGGCTTCGCCGCCGGCCGCTTTGATTTCGGCCAGGGTTTCTTCTGCAGTCTGGCTATTGCTGAAGTAGTTCACGACTACTTTCGCGCCCTCTGCCGCCAGCTTCAAAGACACCGCCTTGCCGATGTCTCGTGCCCCACCGCTGACGATGGCTACTTTGCCTTGAAGTTTCATAGTTACTCCTAACTGTATTTTTTTCGTCCGAATATGTTTCGAAGAGTGATCAACGTTTGTCTTAGCTCGCTGCTTCAGCGAGTTGCTTCTTTTCCTGCTTGCTGCGCACCGGTGCGATACGCCCCCCAACAAACAGGACAGAAATCAACATCAGGGGCACCAGTGATGCGCCGAGAATGAAGAAGGGTGGGTAATAGGTGCCATCGTTAGTGATGATCGGAACCATCTGGATGGCGGTGATTACACTGATAACACCGACCGCGCCGCTGATACCGGCGAGGCTGGCTACGCTCTTACCAGAGAAGTAGTCGCTTGGCAGTGTCTGGATATTGTTGATCGCTGCCTGGAAGCCAAACAGGATCACTGTGATCAGCGCGAGTGCTGCCGCGGGTGTTGCTGCAACAGTTGTCGCCAGCAGTGCAGGCAACATGCAACAGCCACCTAGAACAACGGCGAACTTACGGGATTTGTTTACGCTCCAGCCGCTGCTGATCAGCTTACCGGACAGCCAGCCGCCAAAGATCGCGCCAGCCGCGGCACCGCAGTATGGAATCCATGCGGAAGCACCGATTGCCTTAACGTCAAAACCGAATTTGTCGTTCAAGTACAGTGGCAGCCAGGCCACGAACAGCCACCAGATTGGCTCAATAAAGAAACGTGCTGAAATAACGCTCCAGCTCTGACGGTGAGACAGGAGCTCGCGCAGCGTCGGCACGTACTCATCTTCGTTTTTCTCGGGTGCAATCTGGCCAGAAAGGATCAGCTGACGTTCTTCTTCGGTAATCCAAGGGTGCGCATCCGGACCACTCTTGTAAATGATCATCCAGGGCACCAGCCAGATGAAGCCGAGTAGCGCGATGACAACAA includes these proteins:
- a CDS encoding sugar kinase yields the protein MHKRIAVIGECMLEMNLGDDCRSHHSESRLSAGLAFGGDTLNTALYMSRLGASVEYVTALGDDHLSDWMIRQWQAEGIGCDLVKREANGTPGLYLIETDASGERTFHYWRDRAPAKRLLDNPQAAKQLFAELKDFDAVYLSGISLAILSPYGRECLFEFLAEFRQGGGQVIFDGNYRPRLWGSETLTRKAYEQILRLTDIALPTFEDEQLLFADSDTDTALARFQEYGVKEVVLKLGAEGCLIVQPHRDPKLVPANKVTPIDTTAAGDSFNAGYLASRLDGNNAEEAALCGHKLAGTVIQHRGAIIAQSAMPTMPVTEADPA
- a CDS encoding MFS transporter produces the protein MKNLRWTIVSLVALATIINYIDRTALSVMWPGIADDLGMDSHDYANIMSVFLIAYAIGQAVFGRVFDAIGTRLGFMLSIIVWSVAIAMHALATSVASFSIFRTLLGFGEAGNWPGATKANAEWFPAKERALAQGIFGAGASAGSIIAPPLVAFLYAFLGWQATFVVIALLGFIWLVPWMIIYKSGPDAHPWITEEERQLILSGQIAPEKNEDEYVPTLRELLSHRQSWSVISARFFIEPIWWLFVAWLPLYLNDKFGFDVKAIGASAWIPYCGAAAGAIFGGWLSGKLISSGWSVNKSRKFAVVLGGCCMLPALLATTVAATPAAALALITVILFGFQAAINNIQTLPSDYFSGKSVASLAGISGAVGVISVITAIQMVPIITNDGTYYPPFFILGASLVPLMLISVLFVGGRIAPVRSKQEKKQLAEAAS
- a CDS encoding SDR family NAD(P)-dependent oxidoreductase, translating into MKLQGKVAIVSGGARDIGKAVSLKLAAEGAKVVVNYFSNSQTAEETLAEIKAAGGEAIIAQGDMTKQADVDAVVAAAQEAYGSNIDVLVNVAGGLVERKTLGEMDEDFFNKVIALNLNSTFLLTKAVVPHMDGGAIVNLASQAGRDGGGPGASAYATSKGAVMTFTRAMAKELGPQNIRVNSLCPGMISTTFHDVFTKDAVRTNVANATPLKREGKAPEVADAVAYLASDEASFITGTNIDINGGLFFS